TATTACGGGTAATACAGAATTAGGTGATATGACACAAATGTATAATGATACTGAAGTAGGTGATGCTTTAGATGTTATATCTCCTGTGAGTAGCGCAAGATCAGAAATCTCAGAACAAGGTTCAGAAGATGATATCAAAGATAGAGTTAAAGCGTTTACAGATTCAAATATATCACAATATGGTGCATCGTTAGAAGAAGGTATAGAGTTAAAAGAGTTAGGAACGGCATCGAGTGAAACTTCAGGTATTACGGGTAATACAGAATTAGGTGATATGACACAAATGTATAATGATACTGAAGTAGGTGATGCTTTAGATGTTATATCTCCTGTGAGTAGCGCAAGATCAGAAATCTCAGAACAAGGTTCAGAAGATGATATCAAAGATAGAGTTAAAGCGTTTACAGATTCAAATATATCACAATATGGTGCATCGTTAGAAGAAGGTATAGAGTTAAAAGAGTTAGGAACGGCATCGAGTGAAACTTCAGGTATTACGGGTAATACAGAATTAGGTGATATGACACAAATGTATAATGATACTGAAGTAGGTGATGCTTTAGATGTTATATCTCCTGTGAGTAGCGCAAGATCAGAAATCTCAGAACAAGGTTCAGAAGATGATATCAAAGATAGAGTTAAAGCGTTTACAGATTCAAATATATCACAACATGGTGCATCGTTAGAGGAAGGTATAGAGTTAAAAGAGTTAGGAACGGCATCGAGTGAAACTTCAGGTATTACGGGTAATACAGAATTAGGTGATATGACACAAATGTATAATGATACTGAAACAAGTACTTCATTTTATGATAGTGACAGTTTATCGTCTGAAGCTGCTTCAGAGGAAAGTAATTCAATGCTTATGAAGAATTTACATGATGAGCAAAGTGTAGGCTTGAATCCGGAAGAGAAAAGTGAGTTAAGTTCAGGAATTGAAAAGCATAATGAAGCAGATTCGTCAGTGTTGATGGATAATGCCACTGAACAAGGAGTAGAAGAAGATACTTCTAAAGACGCTAGTAATTTGAGTTTAGACTATAATGTTCTAGATATAGGTGATTTAAAAAGAGATTTGGATAGTGCTGATATTAAATCTGATGAGACTCTACAACAATTTAGTATGGGAAGTGAAGAAGAAGGTGAATTAGCTGGTAAGAAAGAAGAAGTAGATGATAACAGTATTTTTAAACAAGAGGAAGATGATAAAGAAAGATTGCAACAGCCAGATATAGAAGGGTCATCTGCATTATTGGTTGAACCGTATGATAGTTCTGTTTCAGAGCAAATCGATGATGGAAAAATGTGTGATGATGTATCTTATGATAGTGAATTAGTAGATAAAGATGGTGTTCTAACACAAGAAGGCAGTTTAGATCAAGGTATTTATGATAGTGCTGATATTAAATCTGATGAGACTGCTGATCATGCTGAAGAAACAGTTTCTGAGGATTCTAAAGACTTAGGAGAAGTAAGTGAAGTTGATGATGAGACAGATGGTGTAAATGATGAAGAGCTTAAAATTAAAGAAACTGATGATGTATCTGATCAATCTGATAGTGAAGGAGTTTATGAAAGTGGTGATGGTGAATTTAGCAGTAATGATGATGTATCCAATGTTGAAGGATTGATTAATGTAGTTACTGCTAGTGAAGGGAATGTTATAATTGAAGATTTACAACAACATGTACAACCTAATATACAACCTAATGCTGTGTCATTAAAGAAAGATAAAGATGTTGTGGTAAATAAAAGTATCTCAGATAAGTTGGATATTAAAGATATAGGTGTTGTTAAAAGAAAGAAAAAAGAATCTGGCAAAAGTAAAGCTGATAATTCTGATAAAGCAAAATCAGCTAAAACAGTTGTTAATCCAAAATCTTTAAAGAAATCTTTGAATGTGATATTAAATCAATGTACAAACGACTTATCAGCGAAATTCTGGTTATCTATTGATAAAATATTTGAAGATTCTAAAAGTGGTAAACAAAAGCGTAAATTATCAAAACAAGATATTTTATTAATGATAAAGCAACTTGAAACAATTATAGCATCATTGAAAGATAGAAAAAGACATCTTACTGATCCTGGTGAAATAAAAGAGATTGAAGCAAGTATTAAAGAAGCAGAATCTACTATTAAGAGCTTATTAATTCAGGGATAATTTCGATCTTATGAGAGAGTTGGTATAGTGTTTGAGGTAATAAATATACTACTGAAAAAATTTTTATTTATTCATTAAGTTTATAAAATGCTATAGGGCAGTATGAAGTGTTTTTATATAAAGATTTATACTAATATTATTTAAAACTAAACTTTTATTTCTATGAGTGCAATGTTATTACAATTATACTCTTTGTAATTATCTATAGAGCATGGTAAGTAATCTGAATCAAATCTTACAGGTACATCAAATTCATAATCTGCATATATTTTTATACCATTGTGAGGTGGAGTACCGAATTCTATTTGACCATTGGAAAAATTTACAGAAAACCCATCAGCTTTTACAGTATTATTATAATAAATTTTTACTGTATTAATAACTGGTTTTGTAATCGTGCGTATGTATGAATATTGATCAATACTATATGTTTTTATTATTTGAAAAATTTTTTGCTGATTATTTCCTATGCCAAGTGGTTGTTTTTTTGCTTTGTAATCTGACCAATCTTTAAAACGGAATCCAATAGCTTTGCCCTTATGAATGTAGAAAAAATTAATAAGTCTAAGTAATTGATCTTTTGATTTAATATTATGCATTACATTATATTTGTTGCGTGGGTGTGATATATTAATTTTGCGATACTCACTTCTATTATTTGTTTCAATAATATTTGTTGAAAATTCTGGACCACCAGTTGATCCATAAGAAATATCTTCTGGAAATCTTATTTCGTGAAATGTCATTGTTATTACTAATTGTATGAAATGTACTTTATAGTGTTGTTAGTGTGAAGTATTTTTGTACTAATTTTAATGCTAGATAATTTAAATTGTTAAGTCCTGTGTTTATTTGGATGTTGGGAATACACTTTTTGTATAATCATAGGACATTAAGTATAAAGATGGATATTGGATTTATGTAATAAAATAAATAATATAATACTTATATGCCAGTCGAGCCAAATCCTTAGTGCTGTGTTATACTATTATTTTAATATTCAATAAGAGTTTTAGTACAAGTTGTAGTTGTCATTTGTAGTACTTCCGACACAATGCTGGATTACTATGATTCATATAATGGTTTATAATACAAAGTGTAGTATAACGTATTAGGTTTATAGTAATATAAAAATTGTTGTTATTCAGTTGATGAGCTTAGTGAAAATGTATAGCATAATATGCTTTATGAATTTTTTCCACAACAGTTAAAGTATAGAAAATTATATACACATATTGAAATTCATGTAATCAAATAATAATACTTATATACCGGTTGACCCAAATCCTTCAATTCCACGTTCTGTTATATCATTATCGAAATTTTTAACAAGATTCCATGAAGCACGAGTTACTGGTGCTATTATCATTTGTGCTATTCTATCTCTATATTTTATTGTATATGCTTCACTTCCAAGGTTAATTAAAATAACTTTAATTTCTCCACGGTAATCAGCATCTATAGTTCCTGGAGTATTGAGTACGGTGATCCCAAATTTAAGTGCGAGTCCAGATCTTGGTCTAATTTGAGCCTCATATCCATTAGGGATAGAAATTGCAATACCAGTATTAATACAAGTTCTATGGCCTGGTTCTAATACGACATCTGATACGATTGCTGAATACAAATCCATACCAGAACTATTATCTGTTGAGTAAGATGGAAGAGGAAGATCATTATTAGTTAACTGAATAATCTTAATTGAAATATCTGTACTAATAGAGCGTTCCATGAACTTTTTTCCTGCAATTATAATTATATTATATTATTCAACAAATTTGTTGCCAAGTCTATGATGAATATATGTAATAAATAGAGTAACTTTTCTTATTTTGCTTGAAATTATAATAAGTTTTATCTTTTAAGGTAAAAATATGTTATTGTTTATATCCTCTTAGTTGTTTTGGTATGTTAAAAGTAATATTTTCTCGTATGACCTCTAGATCTGATAACGTGATATTCATGTGTTGTCTAAGTAAATCTATTACTTCTTTGATTAATATTTCTGGAGCTGATGCTCCTGCAGTTATCCCAATTTTTGTTACATCTTTTAAGAGGTCTAAGTCAATTTCCTTATAAGAATCTATTAAAAAAGAAGGGGTTTTTAATTCAGCTAACTCTTTTAGACGATTTGAATTAGAACTATTTTTGCTTCCTAATATGAATACAATATCTACTAACTCTGATAATTGTTTTACAGCAATCTGCCTATTTTGAGTAGCATAGCATATGTCTTTTAAATCTGGCCCTTTAATATAGGGAAATTTTTGTTTTAGTTTGTCAATTATTGCTCTTGTATCATCTACACTTAAGGTTGTTTGTGTGACGTATGCAAGCTTGTTTGGATTTATTACTTCTATGTTATCAATATCAGATAAATTTTGTACTAGTAGTACGGGACTAGTAATTTGTCCTATAGTACCTTCAACTTCGCGATGTCCTTTATGACCTATTAAAATTACTTGATACCCTTCAGTATCGTAAACCTGTACTTCTTTATGTACTTTACTTACTAGTGGACATGTTGCATCAATAATCTCTAAATTACGTAGTTGTCCAAGATACTCTATTTTTTTTGAAATGCCGTGGGCACTGTATATTAATATTGAACCATCTTCAGCTTGATCTAGTGTATCTATAAAAATTACACCCATTTCTTTTAAAGAATCAATTATATATTTATTGTGTACAATTTCGTGTAATACATAAACTTTTCTATTTTTATTGTGGTATCTTACAGCTAATTCTACGATTTTTATTGCTCTCGAAACTCCTGCACAAAACCCCCTTGGATTAGCAAGAATAACTTCTACATTTTTTTTTAAATCCTGATGCATTTACATTCCTAGTTTTATTTGCTAATTATATATTTACAACAAAATATTGCAATACACGAAGCATAGTAAGTACAGCAATGTATATAATTCAGTTGCTGATGTTAGATATGTAAAATCAGAACTTTTTAGTAATTTAAATAAGATTATCGATGTTTTCAGTGTAAATAGATAAGTTAATAGTCAAATCTTACTTAATTATAGCAAAATAATCCTGTTAAACTATAATATTATTAGTTGTCATATCTACTATATTTAAAATGGAAAATTTTAAGATTAAAGTAATGTTTTGCTTGTCCATATGGCTAAGATGTAGAACTTTGATAAATTCAATCTTATTATTAGATTGAGTATATATATTTTATAGGTGTTTATGCAGCAGGAAATTTCCTGTAATTTAACACTATATTATCAAGATATTTTATTATTTTCCCTCATTAGATTAATAAAATGATTAAATATGTAGCTTCCATCATTAGGTCCAGGGCTTCCTTCTGGATGATATTGTACTGAAATTATAGGATAGTTATCTACTTGGATACCTTCTATTGTATTATCAAATAATGATCTGTGAGTTACGTTAACGTTTGTAGGTAAAGAATCTTCTTTAACAGTAAATCCATGATTCTGACTTGTAATTTCTATGTTATCATTTATTTTATTATAAACTGGGTGGTTACTTCCTCTGTGTCCGAATAACATTTTGGTAATTTTTGCTCCTAAAGCTAATGAAATAAGTTGATGTCCTAAACATATACCTAGTATTGGTATTTTATATTCAATGATAGTTTTTATTTGTTTTATAGTACTTTCAGGAATTGCAGATGGATCTCCTGGACCATTTGATAAGACTACACCTTGTGGTTTTATGGATAGTATCTTTTCAGGTAAATTATCTTCATTTCCTGAAATTAAATGAATTTTACATCCTAGTTTAGATAAGGCGTCTAATATACTTAATTTTACACCAAAATTAATCACTACTATATTATAAAGTGGTGTTATATTATCTGTTGTTTTGTAATTATTTACAAATGGTATAGATGCGCAGTGATTTGTGTAATTATATTGAGAAGCTTTGTTTTGTAACTCTGTTAAGTTTACTGAGTTAATATCATCAAAGTGATATATTATTCCATTTTGTGAGCCATGCCTACGCAAATGACATGTTAATGCTCTAGTATCAATTTTGGATATTCCAGTTAAGTTATTTTCTGTCATCCAAAGTTCTAAATTTGCATAAGATCTTAAATGAGAGCCTTCTGATATTGTTTTAACTACAATTCCATGGGCTAGTATCTTATGGTCTTCAAAATCTTTATAATTTATTCCAACATTGCCAATGTGAGGAAAAGTGAATGTAATTATTTGGCCTGCAAATGATGGATCAGTTATGGTATGCTGATACCCTGTTATTGAGGTAGTAAAGCAGACTTCTCCAATAGCGGGTATTTTTTTTCCTATTGATTTTCCAAAAAAATGTTTTCCATCTGATAATACAAGAACAGAATTGTAATGACTTTTTAATTGAGACATTGTTTACATAATAAAGCTAACAAATCTTGAAAATTATATAGCAAATTCTTTGAAAGTTAACTATATAATTTACTTTTATGAGATTTGTTGAATATACATTTTTACGTATTGTCTACAAATGTTGGTTTCTGTAGATTTAATAATATGTTATACATAGCCATCAATAGTAATATTGTTACATATATTCAGTGACTTGTTTTGAGTAGTATGTGATTTGTATAATGTATTATATAAAGTGTAAAATTTTTTATGTTAAGAATAGCTATAGTTGGGTTACCTAATGTTGGAAAATCTACTATTTTTAATAGATTAACTAATCAAAAATCTGCAATTGTTAGTAATATTCCTAACTTAACAAGAGATAGGAGAGAGGGGAATGCTGATTTATGTGGGTTAAAATTTAAAATTATTGATACAGGTGGAGTAGATAATACAATAAAATTATCTGCACTGGTGTTTGATCAAGTAAAATTAGCTATAGAAAGATCTGATGTTGTATTTTTTATTGTTGATGCAAGGATTGAGCATGATGATAAAAATGTGGAATTTGCAAAATATTTAAAAAAGAATACTAAGAAACCAGTGATATTGATTGCGAATAAATGTGAAAGTCAAAAAAGGTGTTACAAAGTAGATTATTTAGAATATTTTAATTTTATAGGTCCGGTTTATATTTCTGCAGAACATAATTTGGGTTTGATTGATTTATATGAAGCATTGTTGCCATTTGTTGAAGTGCATGATTTAGATAAATTAAATTCACGTAATATTAGGCTTTCTATTGTTGGAAAGCCAAATGCTGGTAAGTCAACTTTTGTTAATAGATTGCTTGGTGAAAGTAGAATGATTGTAAGCCATGAACCTGGAACAACTAGAGATTCTATAGACATAGAGTATGTATATAAAGGTCAAAGATTGACATTGATTGATACTGCTGGTATGCGTAAAAAAGCAAAGGTAACTGAAAGTATAGAAGTAACTTCTGTTCAAAAGACTATTGAATCAATTAATAGATCGGATATTGTAATTTTAATGATAGATTCTGCTTATGGTATAGAACAACAAGATTTATCAATTGCCGAGCTTGCAATACAAAAAGGTAAAGCTATCATTGTTGCTTTAAATAAGTGGGATATGGTTGCTGAAAAAAATAGATCTGATTTGTTAAAGGATATTTGTAATTATAATAAATTAAATTTTGAAGTTCCAATTATCGAGGTTTCTGCACTTAAAAATATTAATTGTAATAAAGTAATAGATAAAAGCATAGAATTATACAAATATCTGACAATGCGTATTAGTACTCCTATGCTGAATAAATGGTTAAAATTAGCTGTAGAACACCATAGACCTCCATTATGTAATGGAAAGGTAGTTAAGCTTAAATATATTACACAAGTTAAAGTAATGCCTCCAACTTTTGTTATAATTGTTAATGGTTCTCATGCTATTGATTTAACGTATAAGCAGTATTTAATAAGTAATTTAAGAAAACACTTTTCTATCAATGGAATTCCAATAAGGTTGAATTTAAAGAAAAATAAGAATCCATATTGTAATAATTTTTCTAAGACTTAAAGGCAATTTTTTCAATTAAATATATTTAACTAGTGTGACGTGTTAATTAGTTCAAGTTTTATTATTAAATCTTTAAATATATTCAATCAATGAAACACCTGTCATTTCTTTTGGTTTCTCTATATTGAGGATTTCTAAGATTGTCGGTGCTACATCACATAATCTTCCATTTCTTAATCTAATTTGTTTACTATAATTACAGATTATGAATGGTACAGGATTTAATGTATGTGCTGTATATGGCATATTATTTTTTACATCGAACATTTCTTCTGCATTCCCGTGATCAGCGGTAATTACTAGTACATAATTGGTACTTTGTATACAGTTTAGTATTTTACTTAAGCATTGGTCTAAAGTAGTTATGGCTTGTTTTGTTGCCTCTATATTTCCAGTATGTCCGACCATGTCAGCATTTGCATAATTTAAAATGATTAAGGAATATTTTTGTAGTTTTATTTTTTCAATAACTGTGTCAGTAACTTCTTTTGCGGACATTTCTGGCATTAAATTATATGTAGCTACAGAAGGTGATGGTATTATTATTCTGTCTTCATTTTTAAACATATCCTCTTTTCCACCATTAAAAAAAAAGGTAACATGTGCATACTTTTCTGTTTCTGCAATTCTTAGTTGATGTAATTGATGATTTGCTATAACTTCTCCTAATGTATTTGTGATATTATTACTTGGAAATAAGCATGGTATATTAATACTATCCGAATATTTTACCATGCCTATTGTGTTTTCTAATGTGATGTGATTATCAGTTTTGATATCTCCTATGATCATTTTTATGATTTGTATTACTCTATCACTTCTAAAGTTTGTCATGATAAACCCATCGTGTGGATTCATCTTATTATAATCACCGATTACACATGGCAATATGAATTCATCTGTAATACCAGCATTATAACTGTCTTGAACAGCTAACAATGGATTTTCATAACGTTTAGCATTTCCAAATGCCATAGCATTATATGCTTTTGCTGTACGATCCAATTTATTATCGCGATCCATAGAATAATAGCGGCCACTTATTGTTGCAATGTTTACATTATTTAAGTATTTGATATGCTTACATAAGATGTTGATGTATTTAATTGCTGATATTGGAGGGGTATCACGTCCATCTAAAAATATATGAATTGCGACTTGTATTTGAAAATCAGATAATGCTTTAATAATGTCCAACATGTGTGTATGAAGGGAATGTACACCACCATCAGATAATAGACCAGCTACATGGCATATGCCATTGTTTTTCTTTATTTTATTGATAAATTTTAATAGATGATGATTGTTTTTTATGTGTTTTATTTCATTGTTTATTTTACATAGGTCTTGTAACACAATTCTGCCGCTTCCTAAGTTAACATGTCCAACTTCTGAATTGCCTATTTGTCCATCTGGAAGCCCTACATCTAATCCATGAGTAATTAAGTGACTTTTTGGATATTGTGAAATTATATTATCCCAGCAAGGCTTGTAAGATTGAGCAATAGCATTGAACTTGTTATTTTCACTATTACCCCATCCGTCTAATATGCACAAAATTACAGAATGGTTGATCATATGTTCAATGAAAATTTACTATTATACTTTTATATCATAGTTGTCGACATATAGTAGATATATTTTTAAATAGTAAGTAGCTAGTAGTTTTAATAATCTACCTTAGTATTAGAGTAATTCTTAAAAGAACCCTAGTTTACTATCTAAAAATCTATGATATTTAATTTAATACATACTACAGTATAGATTTTATTATAATGTATCTTTAAAAAAGTAAAAAGTACTGTGTAATGTAGTATTGTAAAGATGCTAAGACAATAACTTTGTAAATTTAACATATGGTTTAAAGTTACAGTATAAATTTATGTATATAATGTATACTTATTGAAGAATTTGAAGTGTTAAAGAATAGAGCATTGAATACATTGTTGAGATATTAAAACATGACTTTGTTATTGTATGGCCAGTTTAACATTTGTTATATTAATGATTTGATGAAGTTGTAATTTATATAATAAATTATATATTGAAGAATTAACTTTAATTATCTGATATACTTATTTTATTTGTTGTTTTGGATTAGAAATTTTTAATACATGAAAATACAATGTAGCCTATGATTATACTATATTGTGGTTAAAAATATAAAATTAATCTTAGTAAAAAAATGTATGATACCTTTATATAAGGTTTGACAATTTGAAAAAATGTTAATCGTTATAATGATGTAAAAGTAGTTGATTTCTTTTTACAAGTAATATAGTTAGTTTAGTAATGTAATAATTTTTTGATATGTAAATGATAAAATCCAGTATTGTATTCTTCTTTCTTTTTATTTTCTTTTGTCCGGAGATGTTATTTGCAGATGAAATATTGGAAGGACATAATCTCTATGAGGTACCAGATAATAATTCTGATAGTAATCATGTGAATGATATTAATAGATCTAGTGGGTTGATAAACAGAGATACAATTTCTTTAAGAATGTATAGGAATGTTACTCCTGTATTTGTTAATAATAGGATTATATTTTTAGGTAAAGATGGTGTTTTGCGTTCTGTAAATAGTAAGGATGTTAAAAAATGTTATTGGGAGCTACAGGTTACAAAACATACTAACCTATATAGAGCAAGTATATTATATTCTGAAAATTTAATATTCTATATTGTAGATGATAATGTCTACGGTATTGATTTTGAAACTGGAGAAATAAAATGGCAAAAAGAGTTAAGAAGTGTGATTGCTGGATCTCCTGTTGTTATTGATAATCATCTGATGATTGTTACTATAGATAATTATTTATACTTTTTTAATGTATCTGATGGCTCATTGTTATCAAGTAACCAGGAATCACTTCCTGAGGTAAAAAGCTATAGCTCACTATCTTCAGCATCATATGGTGATATAATAGTATTCTCTTTTTCTAATGGAAAGATTGCTGCGTTTAATTCTTTGAATGGTTTAAAGATATGGGAAAGCAATATATCACATGCTAATGTTGCTTTTAATAATGGAGTTTCTTTACAAGCGGCAAATAATACTGTAATTGCCGTTGATAAATTACATAGCATATCAAATATTGATATTGAATCTGGTAACACTAGGTGGTCAAAAAATTTAAAAATTCAAGGTATTTCTCAAATTGAGGAAGGTAATATAGCAGCTGTTATTGATAATAAACTTGTCTTAATGAGTATCGATACGGGAGATTTTTTATGGCAGTATGATTTATTACAACATGGGAAATCGAAAAATCAATGGAGTTCTCCTGTAATAATGAATGATGAAATTTTAGTTATAGGGAATGATGGCTGTGTAATATTAATAGATTGTAGATCTGGAGCTTTAAAATTAGTAAATTATGTATTGCCATCAGCTTATTATATTCCAATATTGGGAGATTCTTCAATTTATGTTGTAACAAATAAAGATAAGATAATTGTTTTTCGTTAAGTGATAGTATAAGGATATGAGTATGCGAAATTATGATATGGTGGTTATCGGTGGTGGACCTGGTGGTTATAAATGTGCAATTAGAGGAGCTCAACTTGGATTAAAAGTTGCATGTATAGATAAAAATAAAATTTTAGGGGGTACATGTTTAAGGATAGGATGTATTCCTTCTAAAGCTTTGTTGCATTTTTCTCATGAATATTATCATTTAAAAAATAATTTAGCTAAAGTTGGGATAACATTTGATAATTTAAGTTTTGACTTAGACAAAATTATGTCTTTTAAAGATAAAAATATTACTGAGTTAGGAAATGGGATTAGTTATTTGTTTTCTAGTTATAAAATTGATTATTTGTATGGTATTGGTAAAATACAATCTGTAAATTCTAATGATTTTGTTGTTGCTGTAGTTGGTGACAATGGTGAGCAGAAAATAATGAGTAAACATGTAGTTATTGCTACTGGATCTGATGTTGCAAATTTTCCTGGTATTGATATTGATGAAGAAAGAATAGTATCGTCTACTGCAGCTTTATCTTTTAAAGAGCCACCAAAGAAGTTGGTAGTTATAGGGGCTGGAGCTATAGGTTTAGAAATGTCATCTGTATGGAGTAGATTTGGATCTGAGGTGACTGTTGTTGAATTTTTTGATAAAATTGCTCCTAGTATGGATGGTGATATTAGTAAAGCTTTGCTTGCAAGTTTAAAAAAACAGGGGATCAATTTTAAATTATCAACTAAAGTTACTTCAATTGATAAAAAAGGAAATAGTTTAGCTGTGCATCTTGAGTCTATAAAAGATGGTAGCTCTGAAATAATAGAAGTAGATAAGGTTCTTGTATCTATTGGACGCATTCCATATACGAATGGATTGATTGATAATAATTCTATAGAGTGTGATGCTAGGGGATTTATTAAAGTTAATAGTAAGTATGAGACAAATATACCAGGCATATTTGCTATTGGTGATGTTATTGGTGGAGTAATGCTTGCTCATAAGGCAGAAGAAGAAGGCATTGCTGTTGCAGAATTAATTTCTGGGCATGTTCCACATGTGGATTATGAGATTATTCCATCTGTAATATATACGCATCCTGCTGTTGCATCTATTGGTAAAACAGAAGAGAGTTTAAAGAATATTAATTATAGTTATACTGTTGGTAAGTCTAACTTTGCTGCAAATAGTAGATCAAAAATTACAGATAATGCAGTAGGATTTGTAAAGGTATTGGCTTCTAAAGAAAATGATGCGATTTTAGGTGTTCATATTATTGGTGCATATGCTGATACTATGATTAATGAATCTGCTGTTGCTATGGCTTATAGAGCATCATCAGAAGATATATTC
This Ehrlichia japonica DNA region includes the following protein-coding sequences:
- the lpdA gene encoding dihydrolipoyl dehydrogenase; its protein translation is MRNYDMVVIGGGPGGYKCAIRGAQLGLKVACIDKNKILGGTCLRIGCIPSKALLHFSHEYYHLKNNLAKVGITFDNLSFDLDKIMSFKDKNITELGNGISYLFSSYKIDYLYGIGKIQSVNSNDFVVAVVGDNGEQKIMSKHVVIATGSDVANFPGIDIDEERIVSSTAALSFKEPPKKLVVIGAGAIGLEMSSVWSRFGSEVTVVEFFDKIAPSMDGDISKALLASLKKQGINFKLSTKVTSIDKKGNSLAVHLESIKDGSSEIIEVDKVLVSIGRIPYTNGLIDNNSIECDARGFIKVNSKYETNIPGIFAIGDVIGGVMLAHKAEEEGIAVAELISGHVPHVDYEIIPSVIYTHPAVASIGKTEESLKNINYSYTVGKSNFAANSRSKITDNAVGFVKVLASKENDAILGVHIIGAYADTMINESAVAMAYRASSEDIFRICHSHPDVNEAFKDACEAVFLK